In the Nerophis ophidion isolate RoL-2023_Sa linkage group LG01, RoL_Noph_v1.0, whole genome shotgun sequence genome, one interval contains:
- the ankrd49 gene encoding ankyrin repeat domain-containing protein 49 isoform X2 produces the protein MELPEDLNQLQLLNSHGHLIPRGASSLWTGSKDGEEEDEEEEQAHSEEWCLHKEETLKDKPAELILWAAGNNRLSTIARLLAADASLVHSRDEDAYTPLHRAAYNGHVDAASALLAAGSEVNSRTVDGWTPLHSACRWARVHVATLLLQRGARVNAQTNGGLTALHLAASHGGGASAADWRHTLELLLSQRQLKAGLRSSSGETAAELARRSGPFHFLFEMVEDCVLAVPPV, from the exons ATGGAGCTTCCAGAGGATTTGAACCAGCTGCAGCTGCTGAACTCGCACGGCCACCTGATTCCCCGAGGGGCCAGCAGCCTGTGGACTGGGAGTAAGGATGgagaggaggaggatgaggaggaggagcaggCCCACAGTGAGGAGTGGTGTCTACACAAAGAAGAAACTCTGAAAGACAAACCAGCAGAGCTCATTCTGTGGGCCGCCGGAAACAACCGT CTGTCCACCATCGCCAGGCTGTTAGCAGCAGACGCCTCACTGGTGCACAGCCGTGACGAGGACGCCTACACGCCGCTACACCGCGCAGCCTACAACGGCCACGTGGACGCCGCCTCCGCCCTGCTCGCCGCCGGCTCCGAGGTGAACTCCCGCACCGTGGACGGCTGGACACCGCTGCACAGCGCCTGTCGCTGGGCCCGAGTCCACGTGGCGACTTTGCTCCTGCAGCGCGGCGCCCGCGTCAACGCGCAGACAAACGGAGGGCTGACGGCGCTGCACCTGGCGGCCTCCCACGGTGGCGGCGCCTCCGCGGCAGACTGGCGCCACACCCTGGAGCTGCTCTTGTCGCAGCGTCAACTCAAGGCGGGACTTCGCAGCAGCAGCGGGGAGACCGCCGCTGAGCTGGCTCGACGCAGCGGACcctttcacttcctgtttgagaTGGTGGAGGACTGTGTACTTGCTGTCCCGCctgtgtga
- the ankrd49 gene encoding ankyrin repeat domain-containing protein 49 isoform X1, with translation MLNYISHIHPLHAALVCFDPETPNETLMELPEDLNQLQLLNSHGHLIPRGASSLWTGSKDGEEEDEEEEQAHSEEWCLHKEETLKDKPAELILWAAGNNRLSTIARLLAADASLVHSRDEDAYTPLHRAAYNGHVDAASALLAAGSEVNSRTVDGWTPLHSACRWARVHVATLLLQRGARVNAQTNGGLTALHLAASHGGGASAADWRHTLELLLSQRQLKAGLRSSSGETAAELARRSGPFHFLFEMVEDCVLAVPPV, from the exons ATGTTAAACTACATttcccacattcacccattaCACGCTGCACTGGTTTGTTTTGATCCAGAAACGCCGAACG AGACCCTCATGGAGCTTCCAGAGGATTTGAACCAGCTGCAGCTGCTGAACTCGCACGGCCACCTGATTCCCCGAGGGGCCAGCAGCCTGTGGACTGGGAGTAAGGATGgagaggaggaggatgaggaggaggagcaggCCCACAGTGAGGAGTGGTGTCTACACAAAGAAGAAACTCTGAAAGACAAACCAGCAGAGCTCATTCTGTGGGCCGCCGGAAACAACCGT CTGTCCACCATCGCCAGGCTGTTAGCAGCAGACGCCTCACTGGTGCACAGCCGTGACGAGGACGCCTACACGCCGCTACACCGCGCAGCCTACAACGGCCACGTGGACGCCGCCTCCGCCCTGCTCGCCGCCGGCTCCGAGGTGAACTCCCGCACCGTGGACGGCTGGACACCGCTGCACAGCGCCTGTCGCTGGGCCCGAGTCCACGTGGCGACTTTGCTCCTGCAGCGCGGCGCCCGCGTCAACGCGCAGACAAACGGAGGGCTGACGGCGCTGCACCTGGCGGCCTCCCACGGTGGCGGCGCCTCCGCGGCAGACTGGCGCCACACCCTGGAGCTGCTCTTGTCGCAGCGTCAACTCAAGGCGGGACTTCGCAGCAGCAGCGGGGAGACCGCCGCTGAGCTGGCTCGACGCAGCGGACcctttcacttcctgtttgagaTGGTGGAGGACTGTGTACTTGCTGTCCCGCctgtgtga